From a region of the Triticum aestivum cultivar Chinese Spring chromosome 7D, IWGSC CS RefSeq v2.1, whole genome shotgun sequence genome:
- the LOC123170749 gene encoding serine/arginine repetitive matrix protein 2-like yields MAGGLAGRRRRNMAGGSGDVLSGFRGGGPGGWQLVKLGLPAAAWRGVPVQGGSVTAICYGLIRIREGDERAGSISVALTACKKTPHVRATSHALDCTPYYARLTALVCGRPPSLRRRRSIPLPPQHAGSCLSRRLSAVKERAPDLRRSRPTARRATRSATRRDRLSASALALPDRSPRRRRSQIGDAPPYVTADSRVLVKEVSLRGGGNQGLPDPRLLPHISGGDSDKFRHHEATGTRRMRREGFWRQERRRRPRGQGLRREKRWRWPQRQGWPGRQDAQGPWSWRRGKGRARHEGREQGDRGAAQARRRLHHQGQGGPALHQEHGRRVVRLRREERLRPAYSVICSITEFMIL; encoded by the exons ATGGCCGGCGGCTtggccggtcggcggcggcggaacaTGGCCGGTGGCAGCGGCGATGTTCTGTCTGGattccggggcggcggccctggagggtGGCAGCTGGTGAAGCTagggcttcccgcggcggcatggcgtggtgtCCCTGTCCAAGGCGGATCTGTGACGGCGATCTGCTATGGATTGATTCGGATCAGAGAGGGTGACGAGCGCGCGGGATCCATCTCGGTGGCTCTCACGGCTTG CAAAAAAACCCCGCACGTACGAGCGACGTCACATGCCCTCGACTGCACGCCCTACTATGCCCGACTCACTGCCCTCGTTTGTGGCCGCCCtccatcccttcgccgccgccgctccatcccTTTGCCGCCGCAACATGCCGGATCTTGCCTCAGCCGCCGCCTCTCCGCCGTGAAAGAGAGGGCTCCCGATCTCCGCCGGAGTCGACCAACGGCGCGACGCGCCACCAGATCGGCGACGCGCCGGGATCGCCTCTCCGCCTCGGCGCTTGCGCTTCCAGATCGAAGCCCACGACGGCGGCGTTCCCAGATTGGTGACGCGCCACCATACGTCACGGCTGACAGCCGTGTCCTCGTCAAGGAAGTGTCGCTTCGAGGTGGCGGCAACCAAGGCCTCCCGGATCCCCGCCTCCTTCCTCACATCTCCGGCGGCGATAGCGACAAATTCCGACACCATGAGGCCACCGGCACGAGGAG GATGCGGCGGGAGGGGTTTTGGCGGCAGGAGCGACGGCGGCGACCGCGGGGGCAGGGGCTTCGGCGGGAGAAGCGATGGCGGTGGCCGCAGCGGCAGGGGTGGCCGGGGAGGCAGGACGCCCAGGGgccgtggtcgtggcggcgggggAAGGGGAGGGCCCGGCATGAAGGGCGGGAGCAAGGTGATCGTGGCGCCGCACAAGCACGACGGCGTCTTCATCACCAAGGCCAAGGAGGACCCGCTCTGCACCAAGAACATGGTCGCCGGGTAGTCCGTCTACGGCGAGAAGAGCGTCTCCGTCCAG CCTATTCTGTAATCTGTTCAATTACAGAGTTTATGATCTTGTGA